One genomic segment of Panicum virgatum strain AP13 chromosome 2N, P.virgatum_v5, whole genome shotgun sequence includes these proteins:
- the LOC120660109 gene encoding cyclin-D3-2-like, with translation MEAFAALFDPLYCPEEHLDLYHEEPGEDAEERCPAALDDELPPLFEAHRANEGVVLAAEGEEDGYGGAAGREAAVGWACRAAARLGFSALTAALAAAYLDRCFLSGGALRLGDHPWTARLAAVACVALAAKVEETRVPLLLDLQLCAAAGAGPDADPADAYVFEAKTVRRMELLVLSALGWRMHPVTPFSYLEPLLADAAMRLHNCEGVLLAVMTDWRWPRYRPSAWAAAALLATAGGGDDDSDLLALINAPEDEAAECARIISEATGTCFLAGDAGAGNKRKHAAARMYSPPPSPSGVIGALSCFSCESSSSATADSRPASTAAVAGAWAASVSSSPEPAGRAPKRAAAALPVPHPLPPDEESRDAWPSTCAA, from the exons ATGGAGGCTTTCGCCGCTCTGTTCGACCCCCTCTACTGCCCCGAGGAGCACCTCGACCTGTACCACGAGGAGCCCGGCGAGGACGCGGAGGAGCGGTGTCCGGCGGCGCtcgacgacgagctgccgcCGCTGTTCGAGGCGCACAGGGCCAACGAGGGGGTGGTGCTCGCGgccgagggggaggaggacgggtacggcggcgcggcggggcgtgaGGCCGCGGTCGGCTGGGCGtgccgcgccgcggcgcggctGGGCTTCTCCGCGCtcaccgccgcgctcgccgccgcttaCCTCGACCGTTgcttcctctccggcggcgcGCTCCGGCTCGGGGACCACCCCTGGAcggcgcgcctcgccgccgtcgcctgcgtcgcgctcgccgccaaGGTCGAGGAGACGCGCGTGCCGCTTCTTCTCGACCTccagctctgcgccgccgctggcgccggccCCGACGCCGACCCCGCGGACGCCTACGTGTTCGAGGCCAAGACGGTGCGCCGGATGGAGCTGCTCGTGCTCTCCGCGCTCGGATGGCGGATGCACCCCGTCACGCCCTTCTCCTACCtcgagcccctcctcgccgacgccgcGATGCGCCTGCACAACTGCGAGGGCGTCCTCCTCGCGGTCATGACCG ATTGGAGGTGGCCTCGGTACCGTCCCTCggcgtgggccgccgccgcgttgctcgccaccgccggcggcggcgacgacgactcgGACCTCCTGGCGCTCATCAATGCCCCCGAG GACGAGGCCGCGGAGTGCGCGAGGATCATCTCCGAGGCGACGGGCACGtgcttcctcgccggcgacgccggcgccgggaaTAAGCGGaagcacgcggcggcgcggatgtactcgccgccgccgagcccgagCGGCGTGATCGGCGCGTTGTCCTGCTTCAGCTGCGAGAGCTCGTCGTCCGCCACGGCGGACTCGCGCCctgcctccacggcggcggtggccggcgcgtgGGCGGCGTCCGTGTCGTCCTCCCCGGAGCCCGCCGGCCGGGCCCCcaagcgcgccgcggcggcgctcccggtCCCGCACCCGCTTCCCCCCGACGAGGAGAGCCGCGACGCCTGGCCGTCTACCTGCGCCGCGTGA